Proteins from a genomic interval of Inquilinus sp. Marseille-Q2685:
- a CDS encoding SCO family protein encodes MWTKRVLRILALAVPAIAIAAAVAFWLGPPGSRGGVGQGFGSVGGPIALVDQAGKPVTEKDFAGKDALIFFGFTNCPDVCPTELSTMAAALDTLGPKADGVVPVFITVDPERDTPEVVGRYAEAFHPRMVGLTGTAEQIAKAAKAFRVYYQKAPQQDGAYSMDHSAFVYLMGPDWQVLDILPPQLSPQDMAQRLSKQL; translated from the coding sequence ATGTGGACGAAGCGGGTCCTGCGGATCCTGGCGCTGGCGGTGCCGGCGATCGCCATCGCGGCGGCCGTGGCCTTCTGGCTGGGGCCGCCCGGCAGCCGCGGCGGCGTCGGCCAGGGCTTCGGCTCGGTCGGCGGCCCGATCGCGCTGGTCGACCAGGCCGGCAAGCCGGTGACCGAGAAGGACTTCGCCGGCAAGGACGCGCTGATCTTCTTCGGCTTCACCAACTGCCCGGACGTCTGCCCGACCGAGCTGTCGACCATGGCGGCGGCGCTGGACACGCTGGGCCCGAAGGCCGACGGGGTGGTGCCGGTGTTCATCACCGTGGATCCGGAGCGCGACACGCCCGAGGTGGTCGGCCGGTACGCCGAGGCCTTCCATCCCCGCATGGTCGGGCTGACCGGCACGGCGGAGCAGATCGCCAAGGCGGCCAAGGCCTTCCGCGTCTACTACCAGAAGGCGCCGCAGCAGGACGGCGCCTATTCCATGGACCATTCAGCCTTCGTCTATCTGATGGGGCCGGACTGGCAGGTGCTGGACATCCTGCCGCCGCAGCTGTCGCCGCAGGACATGGCCCAGCGGCTGTCCAAGCAGCTCTGA
- a CDS encoding electron transfer flavoprotein subunit beta/FixA family protein, with product MKILVPVKRVIDFNVKVRVKADGSGVDLANVKMSMNPFDEISVEEAIRIKEAGKATEVVAVSIGPAQAQETIRTALAMGADRGLLVQTDVELQPLAVAKILKALVEKEQPQLVILGKQAIDDDANQTGQALAALLGWGQATFASKLVIEDGAALVTREVDGGLETIRVKLPAIVTTDLRLNEPRYASLPNIMKAKKKQLDTVTPADLGVDPAPRLKTLKVAEPPKRKGGVKVASVQELVAKLKTEARVI from the coding sequence ATGAAGATCCTGGTCCCGGTCAAACGGGTGATCGACTTCAACGTCAAGGTCCGGGTCAAGGCCGACGGGTCCGGCGTCGACCTGGCGAACGTCAAGATGTCGATGAACCCCTTCGACGAGATCTCGGTCGAGGAGGCGATCCGCATCAAGGAGGCGGGCAAGGCGACCGAGGTGGTGGCCGTGTCGATCGGCCCGGCCCAGGCGCAGGAGACGATCCGCACCGCCCTGGCGATGGGCGCCGACCGCGGCCTCCTGGTGCAGACCGATGTCGAGCTGCAGCCGCTGGCCGTGGCCAAGATCCTGAAGGCCCTGGTCGAGAAGGAGCAGCCGCAGTTGGTGATCCTGGGCAAGCAGGCGATCGACGACGACGCCAACCAGACCGGCCAGGCACTGGCGGCCCTGCTGGGCTGGGGCCAGGCGACCTTCGCCTCGAAGCTGGTGATCGAGGACGGCGCCGCGCTGGTGACCCGCGAGGTCGACGGCGGCCTCGAGACCATCCGGGTCAAGCTGCCGGCGATCGTCACCACCGACCTGCGCCTGAACGAGCCGCGCTACGCCTCGCTGCCGAACATCATGAAGGCGAAGAAGAAGCAGCTCGACACCGTGACCCCGGCCGATCTTGGCGTCGACCCGGCGCCGCGGCTGAAGACGCTGAAGGTGGCCGAGCCGCCGAAGCGCAAGGGCGGCGTCAAGGTCGCCAGCGTGCAGGAGCTGGTGGCCAAGCTGAAGACCGAAGCGCGCGTGATCTGA
- a CDS encoding electron transfer flavoprotein subunit alpha/FixB family protein: MSILIVADHDNATLKPATLHAVTAAQKIGGDIHVLVAGSGARPAAEAAAKVAGVAKVLLAEAPALEHQLAETVAPLVADLAKGYSHVLATATSAGKNLLPRVAALLDVQQISEITAVDGPDTFERPIYAGNAIATVQSADPIKVITVRGTAFEAAAAEGGSAAIEAVEAKPDAGLSSFVGQELSKSERPELTSARIVISGGRALGSSENFKILEGIADHLGAAIGASRAAVDAGYVPNDYQVGQTGKVVAPDLYIAVGISGAIQHLAGMKDSKVIVAINKDEEAPIFQVADYGLVGDLFKVIPELEAELKKA, encoded by the coding sequence ATGTCGATCCTGATCGTTGCCGACCACGACAACGCCACCCTGAAGCCCGCCACGCTGCACGCCGTCACCGCGGCGCAGAAGATCGGCGGCGACATCCATGTCCTGGTCGCAGGGTCCGGCGCCCGTCCGGCGGCCGAGGCCGCAGCCAAGGTGGCCGGCGTCGCCAAGGTGCTGCTGGCCGAGGCCCCGGCGCTGGAGCATCAGCTGGCCGAAACCGTGGCGCCGCTCGTCGCCGACCTGGCCAAGGGATACAGCCATGTGCTGGCCACCGCGACCAGCGCCGGCAAGAACCTGCTGCCGCGCGTCGCGGCGCTGCTCGACGTGCAGCAGATCTCCGAGATCACCGCGGTCGACGGCCCGGACACCTTCGAGCGGCCGATCTATGCCGGCAACGCCATCGCCACGGTGCAGTCGGCCGACCCGATCAAGGTGATCACGGTGCGCGGCACCGCCTTCGAGGCGGCCGCCGCCGAGGGCGGCTCGGCCGCGATCGAGGCGGTCGAGGCCAAGCCGGACGCCGGGCTGTCGAGCTTCGTCGGCCAGGAGCTGAGCAAGTCCGAGCGGCCGGAGCTGACCTCGGCCCGGATCGTGATCTCCGGCGGCCGCGCCCTCGGCTCCTCCGAGAACTTCAAGATCCTCGAGGGCATCGCCGACCATCTCGGCGCCGCCATCGGCGCCAGCCGCGCCGCGGTCGACGCCGGCTACGTGCCGAACGACTACCAGGTCGGTCAGACCGGCAAGGTGGTGGCGCCGGACCTGTACATCGCCGTCGGCATCTCCGGCGCGATCCAGCACCTGGCCGGCATGAAGGACAGCAAGGTCATCGTCGCCATCAACAAGGACGAGGAGGCGCCGATCTTCCAGGTCGCCGATTACGGCCTGGTCGGCGACCTGTTCAAGGTGATCCCGGAGCTCGAGGCCGAGCTGAAGAAGGCCTGA
- a CDS encoding GNAT family N-acetyltransferase, producing the protein MPDETPRHSVFIKGETLDLCVPSAAAIEEGWADWFNDEKTTRWLNQGVFPHHAEDQHEFLASLRRRDRFAVMICGKGGGPLYGTVSLSTIDWVARSAQISIVVGRRPPEGLQIQLEAWARVTDHGFRRMGLERIWAGQAWPALERYNRRLELLGFFTDGMLRRGFAKGRETVGNAVMISCLYEDYAALAARRGGTCWPGNEAMLRLIAALPEQGFAARLRDFQERELPRHKAEIEAFERRTLGPRES; encoded by the coding sequence ATGCCGGATGAGACGCCGCGCCATTCCGTCTTCATCAAGGGCGAGACGCTGGATCTCTGCGTGCCCTCCGCCGCCGCGATCGAGGAGGGCTGGGCCGACTGGTTCAACGACGAGAAGACGACGCGCTGGCTGAACCAGGGCGTCTTCCCGCACCATGCCGAGGATCAGCACGAGTTCCTGGCATCGCTGCGCCGGCGCGACCGCTTCGCCGTCATGATCTGCGGCAAGGGCGGCGGCCCGCTGTACGGCACCGTCTCGCTGTCGACGATCGACTGGGTCGCCCGCTCGGCCCAGATCTCGATCGTCGTCGGCCGGCGGCCGCCCGAAGGGCTGCAGATCCAGCTCGAAGCCTGGGCCCGGGTCACCGATCACGGCTTCCGCCGGATGGGGCTGGAGCGGATCTGGGCCGGCCAGGCCTGGCCGGCGCTGGAGCGCTACAACCGGCGGCTGGAGCTGCTGGGCTTCTTCACCGACGGCATGCTGCGGCGCGGCTTCGCCAAGGGGCGGGAGACGGTCGGCAACGCCGTGATGATCTCCTGCCTCTATGAGGACTATGCCGCGCTGGCGGCCCGGCGCGGCGGCACCTGCTGGCCCGGGAACGAGGCCATGCTGCGGCTGATCGCAGCGCTGCCCGAGCAGGGGTTCGCCGCCAGGCTGCGCGATTTCCAGGAGCGCGAGCTGCCGCGCCACAAGGCGGAGATCGAGGCCTTCGAGCGACGGACGCTGGGGCCGCGCGAATCTTGA
- a CDS encoding aldo/keto reductase, whose protein sequence is MIAATPVPVSSPPWRGAAALGLGTAQFGLDYGIANDRGLCPPGEVAAILETAAASGIGVLDTAPAYGTAEQVLGEVLPAAHRFRIVTKTPHLAGLRHADDIGRAVHDAFAASRTKLRRDRLAGLLTHNANDLLRPGGPGLWAAMEDLKRAGEVERIGASVYSAGQLAAVLARYPLDIVQLPWNAVDGRIGPPLLAAMAERGIELHARSVFLQGLLLAPPAHAARVSPEAEALVGRWRGAVAAAGTEPLAAALGAVIGRPEIGTALVGVTRPEELAGILRAVAAAPPPAAPVQSVDDLVLNPALWPSGDRPAAILTGAAVALRPTASGETAVLAVLPKEGGDALGTIRLGPVDRAAGEAAVALENAGGMPAAWQDEAVALTARLAFEQLGLRRLTAAEAGPFARAGWTAAGGRLILDGKSYWERT, encoded by the coding sequence TTGATCGCCGCGACGCCTGTCCCCGTCTCCTCGCCGCCCTGGCGCGGCGCCGCGGCGCTTGGCCTCGGCACCGCCCAGTTCGGGCTCGACTACGGCATCGCCAACGACCGCGGCCTCTGCCCGCCCGGGGAGGTGGCGGCGATCCTGGAGACGGCGGCCGCGTCCGGCATCGGCGTGCTGGACACCGCCCCGGCCTACGGCACCGCCGAGCAGGTGCTGGGCGAGGTGCTGCCGGCGGCGCACCGCTTCCGCATCGTCACCAAGACGCCGCATCTGGCCGGGCTGCGCCATGCCGACGACATCGGCCGTGCGGTGCACGACGCCTTCGCGGCGTCGCGGACGAAGCTGCGCCGCGACCGGCTGGCCGGCCTTCTGACCCACAACGCCAACGACCTGCTGCGGCCCGGCGGCCCGGGGCTGTGGGCGGCGATGGAGGATCTGAAGCGGGCCGGCGAGGTCGAGCGCATCGGCGCCTCGGTCTACAGCGCCGGGCAGCTCGCCGCCGTGCTGGCGCGCTATCCGCTGGACATCGTGCAGCTGCCCTGGAATGCCGTGGATGGCCGCATCGGCCCGCCGCTCCTCGCGGCGATGGCCGAGCGGGGGATCGAGCTGCACGCCCGGTCGGTCTTTCTGCAGGGGCTGCTGCTGGCCCCGCCCGCCCATGCCGCCCGGGTGTCGCCCGAGGCCGAGGCCCTGGTCGGGCGCTGGCGCGGCGCCGTCGCCGCGGCGGGGACCGAGCCGCTGGCCGCGGCGCTGGGCGCCGTGATCGGCCGGCCGGAGATCGGCACCGCCCTGGTCGGCGTGACCCGGCCGGAGGAGCTGGCCGGCATCCTGCGGGCCGTCGCCGCCGCGCCGCCGCCGGCCGCGCCGGTGCAGTCGGTCGACGACCTGGTGCTGAACCCGGCGCTGTGGCCGTCCGGCGACCGCCCGGCCGCGATCCTGACCGGCGCCGCCGTGGCGCTGCGGCCGACGGCGTCCGGCGAGACGGCGGTGCTTGCGGTGCTGCCGAAGGAGGGCGGCGACGCCCTCGGCACCATCCGGCTCGGCCCAGTCGACCGCGCCGCCGGCGAGGCGGCGGTCGCCTTGGAGAACGCGGGGGGAATGCCCGCCGCTTGGCAGGACGAGGCGGTGGCGCTGACCGCCCGGCTGGCCTTCGAGCAGCTGGGGTTGCGCCGCCTGACCGCCGCTGAGGCGGGCCCCTTCGCCCGTGCCGGCTGGACCGCGGCCGGAGGGCGCCTCATCCTGGACGGCAAGAGCTATTGGGAGCGGACATGA
- a CDS encoding cytidylyltransferase domain-containing protein, producing the protein MTVLAILQARMSSSRLPGKVMADLLGEPMLARQVERLRRCRRLDTLLVATSTEAADDALVDLCARIGVDCFRGSLDDVLDRFHAAASGSGAEQIVRLTADCPLADPDLIDALVAMHVAGGYDYSCNTLTPRWPDGLDAEAMRAEVLEAAWREAALPSEREHVTRFIYTRPERFRLGSLVGETDLSDQRWTVDTPEDLALVRAVYAALYPKNPAFGTGDILQFLAAHPEIAALNRVHRRNEGLERSLAQDAAARQDLARS; encoded by the coding sequence ATGACGGTGCTGGCGATCCTGCAGGCGCGGATGTCCTCGTCGCGGCTGCCCGGCAAGGTGATGGCAGATCTGCTGGGCGAGCCGATGCTGGCGCGCCAGGTCGAGCGGCTGCGGCGCTGCCGGAGGCTCGACACGCTGCTGGTCGCGACCAGCACCGAGGCCGCCGACGACGCCCTGGTGGACCTCTGCGCCCGGATCGGCGTCGACTGCTTCCGCGGCAGCCTGGACGACGTGCTGGACCGCTTCCATGCCGCCGCTTCGGGCAGCGGCGCGGAGCAGATCGTGCGGCTGACCGCCGACTGCCCGCTGGCCGACCCGGATCTCATCGACGCCCTGGTCGCGATGCATGTCGCCGGCGGCTACGACTATTCCTGCAACACGCTGACGCCGCGCTGGCCCGACGGGCTGGACGCCGAGGCGATGCGCGCCGAGGTGCTGGAGGCGGCGTGGCGCGAGGCGGCGCTGCCGTCCGAGCGCGAGCACGTCACCCGCTTCATCTACACCCGGCCGGAGCGGTTCCGCCTGGGCAGCCTGGTCGGCGAGACCGACCTGTCGGACCAGCGCTGGACCGTCGACACGCCGGAGGACCTGGCCCTGGTGCGAGCGGTCTACGCCGCGCTGTACCCGAAGAACCCGGCCTTCGGCACCGGGGACATCCTGCAGTTCCTGGCGGCGCATCCGGAGATCGCCGCGCTCAACCGCGTCCACCGGCGGAACGAGGGCCTGGAGCGCTCGCTCGCTCAGGACGCCGCCGCCCGACAAGACTTGGCCAGATCGTGA
- a CDS encoding aminotransferase class III-fold pyridoxal phosphate-dependent enzyme: MSERYAASEAMLDRARQTIPLGAQTFSKSITQYPLGVSPYFAARGQGSRLWDVDGNEYIDFINGLASVTLGYNDPDVTAAVKAQVGDGTIFSLSSPLEAEVAERLVAIVPSAEMVRFGKNGSDATAGAVRVARAYTGRDHVLVCGYHGWQDWYIGATARHRGVPEATRALTHTFPYNDPAALDRLLDEHAGQVAAIVMEPMNVAFPAEGYLEGVRERATKHGAVLVFDETITGFRVANGGAQELFGVMPDLTTLGKGIANGYPLSAVCGRRDLMMEMEEIFFSFTMGGETLSLAAARATLDKVVREPVTRHMAELGTSLRDGTAALIERHRLGEVLSLSGHPSWTFLLIKDQPDAGAFEIKTLWLQEIFARGVLSLGSHNMSYAHSPADVDRVLAVYDEVFALLSAAIGQQRVRAELRCEPLVPLFRVR; the protein is encoded by the coding sequence GTGTCAGAACGCTATGCGGCATCCGAGGCGATGCTCGACCGGGCCCGGCAGACCATCCCGCTGGGCGCCCAGACCTTCAGCAAGAGCATCACGCAGTATCCGCTCGGCGTGTCGCCCTATTTCGCCGCCCGCGGCCAGGGCAGCCGGCTGTGGGACGTCGACGGCAACGAGTACATCGATTTCATCAACGGCCTGGCCTCGGTGACGCTGGGCTACAACGACCCGGACGTGACTGCCGCGGTCAAGGCGCAGGTCGGGGACGGCACCATCTTCAGCCTGTCGAGCCCGCTGGAGGCCGAGGTGGCGGAGCGGTTGGTGGCGATCGTGCCTTCCGCCGAGATGGTGCGCTTCGGCAAGAACGGGTCGGACGCCACCGCCGGAGCGGTCCGCGTCGCCCGCGCCTATACCGGCCGCGACCATGTGCTGGTCTGCGGCTATCACGGCTGGCAGGACTGGTATATCGGCGCCACCGCCCGGCACCGCGGCGTGCCGGAAGCGACCCGGGCGCTGACCCACACCTTCCCCTACAACGACCCGGCGGCGCTGGACCGGCTGCTGGACGAGCACGCCGGCCAGGTGGCCGCGATCGTGATGGAGCCGATGAACGTCGCCTTCCCGGCCGAAGGCTATCTGGAAGGGGTGCGCGAGCGGGCGACGAAGCACGGCGCCGTCCTGGTGTTCGACGAGACCATCACCGGCTTCCGCGTCGCCAATGGCGGGGCGCAGGAGCTGTTCGGCGTCATGCCGGACCTGACCACGCTGGGCAAGGGCATCGCCAACGGCTATCCGCTGTCGGCGGTGTGCGGCCGGCGCGACCTGATGATGGAGATGGAGGAGATCTTCTTCTCCTTCACCATGGGCGGCGAGACGCTGTCGCTGGCCGCGGCCCGGGCGACGCTGGACAAGGTGGTGCGCGAGCCGGTGACCCGGCACATGGCCGAGCTGGGCACGAGCCTGCGCGACGGCACCGCGGCGCTGATCGAGCGGCACCGGCTGGGCGAGGTTCTGTCGCTGTCCGGCCACCCGTCCTGGACCTTCCTTCTGATCAAGGACCAGCCGGACGCCGGCGCCTTCGAGATCAAGACGCTGTGGCTGCAGGAGATCTTCGCCCGCGGCGTGCTGTCGCTCGGCAGCCACAACATGAGCTATGCCCACAGCCCGGCCGATGTCGACCGCGTGCTGGCCGTCTATGACGAGGTCTTCGCCCTGCTCTCGGCCGCCATCGGCCAGCAGCGGGTGCGCGCCGAGCTGCGCTGCGAGCCGCTGGTGCCGCTGTTCCGGGTGCGTTGA
- a CDS encoding PRC-barrel domain-containing protein, translating to MRKTLMAAASAVALLALPAMAQTTTQQPPADTTAPSTTAPSTTAPSAATPGSTVPEGQQQLPDTHILGSDLIGASVTNANGDSIGKTSDVLVDKDSKAVDAVVIDVGGFLGIGSKSVAIPLDKLTIGARPDEGVKTAMTKEQLEALPAFEGRKAEEPPPAAPATGTTGGTTGTTGSGG from the coding sequence ATGCGCAAGACCCTGATGGCGGCTGCTTCCGCCGTCGCCCTGCTGGCCCTGCCGGCCATGGCGCAGACGACGACCCAGCAGCCTCCCGCCGACACCACAGCCCCCTCCACGACCGCCCCGTCCACGACGGCCCCCTCGGCGGCGACTCCGGGCAGCACGGTCCCGGAGGGTCAGCAGCAGCTTCCGGACACGCATATCCTCGGTTCGGACCTGATCGGCGCCAGCGTCACCAACGCCAACGGCGATTCGATCGGCAAGACCTCGGACGTGCTGGTCGACAAGGACAGCAAGGCCGTGGATGCCGTGGTCATCGATGTCGGGGGTTTCCTCGGCATCGGCTCGAAATCCGTGGCGATTCCGCTCGACAAGCTGACCATCGGCGCCCGGCCCGACGAGGGCGTGAAGACCGCCATGACCAAGGAGCAGCTGGAAGCGCTGCCCGCCTTCGAGGGCCGCAAGGCCGAGGAGCCGCCGCCGGCCGCGCCGGCCACCGGCACGACGGGCGGCACCACCGGCACCACCGGTTCGGGCGGCTAG
- a CDS encoding DUF4167 domain-containing protein, with translation MRPGPNSRRARGRNGGGGGGGGGQQRRPNALPNRNQTIDSNGPDIRIRGNVFQVYDKYMGLARDAQASGDRVMAENYQQHAEHYVRIINAMNEAYGQPHQQQGGQDSSREQPGVDADYDPLTSPPPQRREFEARNDGGDRQQRRDFEPREGGDRPRREFEGRGEGGDRLPRREYEGRGDGDRQNQGFRDRDQGFRENRPPRDQGFRDQNRDRDQGQRGDRFGGQREGRPDYRSERPQPPAAPDLNAPQPHIPSPLDPAPVDLAPSSASFGADPRDQEDSGLDTELALPASIIARPRRGRPPRAAAPAEAAPPSDQPAPAAPAPAPAQPPQPEASAQPGLPGVAAEEAPAPAPKRRPGRPRKVKAAEETPATEPSSGE, from the coding sequence ATGAGACCAGGACCGAATTCGCGGCGTGCGCGCGGCAGGAACGGCGGCGGTGGTGGCGGCGGTGGCGGCCAGCAGCGCCGGCCGAACGCGCTGCCCAACCGCAACCAGACCATCGACAGCAACGGGCCGGACATCCGTATCCGCGGCAACGTCTTCCAGGTCTACGACAAGTACATGGGGCTGGCGCGCGACGCCCAGGCGTCGGGCGACCGCGTCATGGCCGAGAACTACCAGCAGCATGCGGAGCACTATGTCCGCATCATCAACGCCATGAACGAGGCCTACGGCCAGCCGCACCAGCAGCAGGGCGGCCAGGACAGCAGCCGCGAGCAGCCGGGCGTCGATGCCGATTACGACCCGCTGACCAGCCCGCCGCCGCAGCGCCGCGAATTCGAGGCGCGCAACGACGGCGGCGACCGGCAGCAGCGCCGCGACTTCGAGCCGCGTGAGGGCGGCGACCGGCCGCGCCGGGAGTTCGAGGGCCGTGGCGAAGGCGGCGACCGGCTGCCGCGCCGGGAGTACGAAGGCCGCGGCGACGGCGATCGCCAGAACCAGGGCTTCCGCGACCGGGATCAGGGGTTCCGCGAAAACCGCCCGCCGCGCGACCAGGGCTTCCGCGACCAGAATCGCGACCGCGACCAGGGCCAGCGCGGCGACCGCTTCGGCGGCCAGCGCGAAGGCCGTCCGGACTACCGCAGCGAGCGGCCGCAGCCGCCCGCGGCACCGGATCTGAACGCGCCGCAGCCGCATATCCCGAGCCCGCTCGATCCGGCGCCGGTCGATCTCGCCCCGTCTTCGGCCAGCTTCGGCGCGGACCCGCGGGACCAGGAGGACAGCGGCCTCGACACCGAGCTCGCCCTGCCGGCCTCGATCATCGCCCGGCCGCGCCGTGGCCGTCCGCCGCGGGCCGCCGCGCCGGCCGAGGCTGCGCCGCCGTCGGACCAGCCGGCGCCCGCCGCACCGGCGCCGGCGCCCGCCCAGCCGCCCCAGCCCGAGGCCTCGGCGCAGCCGGGCCTGCCCGGCGTGGCGGCGGAGGAGGCCCCGGCCCCCGCGCCGAAGCGCCGGCCCGGACGGCCGCGCAAGGTGAAGGCGGCGGAGGAGACCCCCGCCACCGAACCGTCGAGCGGCGAGTAA
- the prmC gene encoding peptide chain release factor N(5)-glutamine methyltransferase, which yields MTPRAPKIAEALRDGTARLAAAGIDSALSDARLLLMHALGCDRTGLLSRAAEAMPAEAAARYAGYMARREAREPVSRILGRREFWSLDFALGPATLDPRPDSETLVEAALAAVPDRPPSDRPLRVLDLGTGTGCLLLAVLHERAAAFGIGVDRSEAAARTARDNARALGLADRASFLVGDWAAALAGRFDLVLSNPPYIPDADIAALDPEVREHEPLLALSGGADGLDAYRALAAALPDLLARGGTAVVELGIGQAADVAGLFRAAGLDIVGTPPDLAGIPRCVVVKKAFGPTADCR from the coding sequence ATGACCCCCCGCGCGCCCAAAATCGCCGAGGCGCTGCGCGACGGCACGGCGCGGCTGGCTGCGGCCGGCATCGACAGCGCCCTGTCCGACGCCCGGCTGCTGCTGATGCACGCTTTGGGCTGCGACCGCACCGGGCTGCTGTCGCGCGCGGCCGAGGCGATGCCGGCGGAGGCCGCCGCGCGCTACGCCGGCTACATGGCCCGCCGGGAAGCGCGCGAGCCGGTGTCGCGCATCCTCGGGCGGCGCGAGTTCTGGAGCCTCGATTTCGCGCTGGGCCCCGCGACGCTGGACCCGCGGCCGGACAGCGAGACGCTGGTCGAGGCGGCGCTGGCCGCCGTGCCGGACCGGCCGCCCTCCGACCGGCCGCTGCGCGTGCTCGACCTCGGCACCGGCACCGGCTGCCTGCTGCTCGCCGTCCTGCACGAACGCGCCGCCGCCTTCGGCATCGGCGTCGACCGCAGCGAGGCCGCGGCGCGGACGGCGCGGGACAATGCGCGCGCCCTGGGCCTGGCGGATCGAGCCTCTTTCCTGGTCGGCGACTGGGCGGCGGCGCTGGCCGGCCGCTTCGACCTGGTCCTGTCCAACCCGCCCTATATCCCGGACGCCGACATCGCGGCGCTGGACCCCGAGGTGCGGGAGCACGAGCCGCTTCTCGCCCTGTCCGGCGGTGCCGACGGGCTCGACGCCTATCGCGCCCTGGCCGCGGCGTTGCCGGATCTGCTGGCGCGGGGCGGCACGGCGGTGGTCGAGCTCGGCATCGGCCAGGCGGCGGACGTGGCGGGGCTGTTCCGTGCGGCGGGCCTTGACATCGTCGGCACGCCGCCCGATCTGGCAGGCATACCGCGTTGTGTCGTGGTGAAAAAAGCATTTGGCCCGACGGCGGATTGCCGTTAG
- the prfA gene encoding peptide chain release factor 1: MQLDENLNRVLSRVAELRDGMGSGKLSPDQFTAYSKEYSELEPIADEIAALHRGRAELAQLEAMVAAETDPEMKALAQEELFALRDSLPALERRVQVLLLPKDEADDRNAILEVRAGTGGDEAALFAADLFRMYQRYAAIRGWRFEVMDIADTPLGGYKEASAEISGRGVFARLKFESGAHRVQRVPETEAQGRIHTSAATVAVLPEAEEVDVQIDDKDLRVDVFRAQGAGGQHVNKTESAVRITHLPTGIVVVMQDEKSQHKNRAKAMKILRARLYEAERAAKDAARAADRRSQVGSGDRSERIRTYNFPQGRVTDHRINLTLYKIDRVMAGEALDELIEALIAEDEAARLAALADQP; this comes from the coding sequence GTGCAACTCGACGAAAACCTGAACCGTGTCCTGTCCCGCGTGGCCGAGCTGCGCGACGGCATGGGCTCCGGCAAGCTATCGCCGGACCAGTTCACCGCCTATTCCAAGGAATATTCCGAGCTCGAGCCGATCGCGGACGAGATCGCGGCGCTGCATCGCGGCCGGGCCGAGCTGGCCCAGCTCGAGGCCATGGTGGCGGCCGAGACCGATCCGGAGATGAAGGCCCTGGCGCAGGAGGAGCTGTTCGCCCTCCGGGACTCGCTGCCGGCCTTGGAGCGGCGGGTGCAGGTGCTGCTGCTGCCGAAGGACGAGGCCGACGACCGCAACGCCATCCTCGAGGTCCGCGCCGGCACCGGCGGCGACGAGGCGGCGCTGTTCGCCGCCGACCTGTTCCGCATGTACCAGCGCTATGCCGCGATCCGCGGCTGGCGCTTCGAGGTGATGGACATCGCCGACACGCCGCTCGGCGGGTACAAGGAGGCCTCGGCCGAGATCAGCGGCCGCGGCGTCTTCGCCCGGCTGAAGTTCGAGAGCGGGGCCCACCGCGTCCAGCGGGTGCCGGAGACCGAGGCCCAGGGCCGCATCCATACCTCCGCCGCCACCGTGGCGGTGCTGCCGGAGGCGGAGGAGGTCGACGTCCAGATCGACGACAAGGACCTGCGGGTCGACGTGTTCCGGGCGCAGGGCGCCGGCGGCCAGCACGTCAACAAGACCGAGAGCGCGGTCCGCATCACCCATCTGCCGACCGGCATCGTGGTGGTGATGCAGGACGAGAAGTCGCAGCACAAGAACCGCGCCAAGGCGATGAAGATCCTGCGCGCCCGCCTGTACGAGGCCGAGCGCGCGGCCAAGGACGCGGCCCGGGCGGCCGACCGGCGCAGCCAGGTCGGCTCCGGCGACCGGTCGGAACGGATCCGCACCTACAACTTCCCGCAGGGGCGGGTCACCGACCACCGCATCAACCTGACGCTCTACAAGATCGACCGGGTGATGGCGGGGGAGGCGCTGGACGAGCTGATCGAGGCGCTGATCGCCGAGGATGAGGCGGCCCGCCTCGCCGCCCTCGCCGACCAGCCGTGA